The following are from one region of the Corylus avellana chromosome ca1, CavTom2PMs-1.0 genome:
- the LOC132192329 gene encoding uncharacterized protein LOC132192329 isoform X1: protein MSKSWLNLSWILLHLFIFQFSPRISAIRNDIGFQENPICRNTVQGRYLLSDDNGYVCDGLLMDPQSRCCPGKGVKYSCHGCNLLSQCCNSYEFCVSCCLNPARTQKEQALKVKIAKQATAGTYASVFDFCAGRCRHNSESVVHENAYLSEFHHCFSLPLNSSGASNSYLEGILNGINVIVGRQSESCNSVCKSNGQSCVPNKLLVLNQCDIMQKYLSCKGACLASMGADQPAEVVDDAPKNLNPGACLFTQAQSMLSCDGSHPFTRRLCPCA from the exons GAATGATATTGGATTTCAAGAGAATCCCATCTGCAGAAATACTGTTCAAGGAAGATATTTACTGTCTGATGACAACG GCTATGTATGTGATGGTCTATTGATGGATCCACAGTCTCGCTGCTGCCCTGGAAAAGGAGTGAAATACTCTTGTCA TGGATGCAACCTTCTCTCACAGTGTTGCAACTCCTATGAGTTTTGTGTTTCATGCTGCCTAAATCCTGCACGG ACACAAAAAGAACAAGCACTGAAGGTGAAGATTGCTAAGCAAGCTACCGCAG GGACTTATGCAAGTGTATTTGATTTCTGTGCTGGGAGGTGCCGTCATAATTCTGAGAGTGTG GTTCATGAAAACGCTTATCTTAGTGAATTCCATCACTGCTTTTCTCTGCCGTTGAATTCTTCGG GGGCCAGTAATTCTTACCTTGAAGGAATACTGAATGGAATTAATGTTATTGTTGGAAG ACAAAGTGAGTCATGCAATTCAGTTTGCAAGTCAAATGGACAATCATGCGTCCCAAATAAGCTCTTGGTGCTTAATCAATGTGACAT TATGCAGAAATATCTGAGCTGCAAAGGAGCTTGCTTGGCAAGCATGGGAGCCGATCAACCTGCTGAAGTTGTTGATGACGCCCCTAAAAATCTG AATCCTGGAGCATGCTTGTTTACTCAAGCTCAATCAATGCTTTCTTGTGATGGTTCACATCCTTTTACCAGGCGACTTTGCCCCTGTGCATAG
- the LOC132192329 gene encoding uncharacterized protein LOC132192329 isoform X5, producing the protein MILDFKRIPSAEILFKEDIYCLMTTSRCCPGKGVKYSCHGCNLLSQCCNSYEFCVSCCLNPARTQKEQALKVKIAKQATAGTYASVFDFCAGRCRHNSESVVHENAYLSEFHHCFSLPLNSSGASNSYLEGILNGINVIVGRQSESCNSVCKSNGQSCVPNKLLVLNQCDIMQKYLSCKGACLASMGADQPAEVVDDAPKNLNPGACLFTQAQSMLSCDGSHPFTRRLCPCA; encoded by the exons ATGATATTGGATTTCAAGAGAATCCCATCTGCAGAAATACTGTTCAAGGAAGATATTTACTGTCTGATGACAACG TCTCGCTGCTGCCCTGGAAAAGGAGTGAAATACTCTTGTCA TGGATGCAACCTTCTCTCACAGTGTTGCAACTCCTATGAGTTTTGTGTTTCATGCTGCCTAAATCCTGCACGG ACACAAAAAGAACAAGCACTGAAGGTGAAGATTGCTAAGCAAGCTACCGCAG GGACTTATGCAAGTGTATTTGATTTCTGTGCTGGGAGGTGCCGTCATAATTCTGAGAGTGTG GTTCATGAAAACGCTTATCTTAGTGAATTCCATCACTGCTTTTCTCTGCCGTTGAATTCTTCGG GGGCCAGTAATTCTTACCTTGAAGGAATACTGAATGGAATTAATGTTATTGTTGGAAG ACAAAGTGAGTCATGCAATTCAGTTTGCAAGTCAAATGGACAATCATGCGTCCCAAATAAGCTCTTGGTGCTTAATCAATGTGACAT TATGCAGAAATATCTGAGCTGCAAAGGAGCTTGCTTGGCAAGCATGGGAGCCGATCAACCTGCTGAAGTTGTTGATGACGCCCCTAAAAATCTG AATCCTGGAGCATGCTTGTTTACTCAAGCTCAATCAATGCTTTCTTGTGATGGTTCACATCCTTTTACCAGGCGACTTTGCCCCTGTGCATAG
- the LOC132166962 gene encoding uncharacterized protein LOC132166962, with amino-acid sequence YSQGYVCDGLLMDPQSRCCPGKGVKYSCHGCNLLSQCCNSYEFCVSCCLNPARTQKEQALKVKIAKQATAGTYASVFDFCAGRCRHNSESVVHENAYLSEFHHCFSLPLNSSGASNSYLEGILNGINVIVGRQSESCNSVCKSNGQSCVPNKLLVLNQCDIMQKYLSCKGACLASMGADQPAEVVDDAPKNLNPGACLFTQAQSMLSCDGSHPFTRRLCPCA; translated from the exons TACTCCCAAG GCTATGTATGTGATGGTCTATTGATGGATCCACAGTCTCGCTGCTGCCCTGGAAAAGGAGTGAAATACTCTTGTCA TGGATGCAACCTTCTCTCACAGTGTTGCAACTCCTATGAGTTTTGTGTTTCATGCTGCCTAAATCCTGCACGG ACACAAAAAGAACAAGCACTGAAGGTGAAGATTGCTAAGCAAGCTACCGCAG GGACTTATGCAAGTGTATTTGATTTCTGTGCTGGGAGGTGCCGTCATAATTCTGAGAGTGTG GTTCATGAAAACGCTTATCTTAGTGAATTCCATCACTGCTTTTCTCTGCCGTTGAATTCTTCGG GGGCCAGTAATTCTTACCTTGAAGGAATACTGAATGGAATTAATGTTATTGTTGGAAG ACAAAGTGAGTCATGCAATTCAGTTTGCAAGTCAAATGGACAATCATGCGTCCCAAATAAGCTCTTGGTGCTTAATCAATGTGACAT TATGCAGAAATATCTGAGCTGCAAAGGAGCTTGCTTGGCAAGCATGGGAGCCGATCAACCTGCTGAAGTTGTTGATGACGCCCCTAAAAATCTG AATCCTGGAGCATGCTTGTTTACTCAAGCTCAATCAATGCTTTCTTGTGATGGTTCACATCCTTTTACCAGGCGACTTTGCCCCTGTGCATAG
- the LOC132192329 gene encoding uncharacterized protein LOC132192329 isoform X3 has protein sequence MILDFKRIPSAEILFKEDIYCLMTTQHIFVGYVCDGLLMDPQSRCCPGKGVKYSCHGCNLLSQCCNSYEFCVSCCLNPARTQKEQALKVKIAKQATAGTYASVFDFCAGRCRHNSESVVHENAYLSEFHHCFSLPLNSSGASNSYLEGILNGINVIVGRQSESCNSVCKSNGQSCVPNKLLVLNQCDIMQKYLSCKGACLASMGADQPAEVVDDAPKNLNPGACLFTQAQSMLSCDGSHPFTRRLCPCA, from the exons ATGATATTGGATTTCAAGAGAATCCCATCTGCAGAAATACTGTTCAAGGAAGATATTTACTGTCTGATGACAACG CAGCATATATTTGTAGGCTATGTATGTGATGGTCTATTGATGGATCCACAGTCTCGCTGCTGCCCTGGAAAAGGAGTGAAATACTCTTGTCA TGGATGCAACCTTCTCTCACAGTGTTGCAACTCCTATGAGTTTTGTGTTTCATGCTGCCTAAATCCTGCACGG ACACAAAAAGAACAAGCACTGAAGGTGAAGATTGCTAAGCAAGCTACCGCAG GGACTTATGCAAGTGTATTTGATTTCTGTGCTGGGAGGTGCCGTCATAATTCTGAGAGTGTG GTTCATGAAAACGCTTATCTTAGTGAATTCCATCACTGCTTTTCTCTGCCGTTGAATTCTTCGG GGGCCAGTAATTCTTACCTTGAAGGAATACTGAATGGAATTAATGTTATTGTTGGAAG ACAAAGTGAGTCATGCAATTCAGTTTGCAAGTCAAATGGACAATCATGCGTCCCAAATAAGCTCTTGGTGCTTAATCAATGTGACAT TATGCAGAAATATCTGAGCTGCAAAGGAGCTTGCTTGGCAAGCATGGGAGCCGATCAACCTGCTGAAGTTGTTGATGACGCCCCTAAAAATCTG AATCCTGGAGCATGCTTGTTTACTCAAGCTCAATCAATGCTTTCTTGTGATGGTTCACATCCTTTTACCAGGCGACTTTGCCCCTGTGCATAG
- the LOC132192329 gene encoding uncharacterized protein LOC132192329 isoform X4, with the protein MILDFKRIPSAEILFKEDIYCLMTTHIFVGYVCDGLLMDPQSRCCPGKGVKYSCHGCNLLSQCCNSYEFCVSCCLNPARTQKEQALKVKIAKQATAGTYASVFDFCAGRCRHNSESVVHENAYLSEFHHCFSLPLNSSGASNSYLEGILNGINVIVGRQSESCNSVCKSNGQSCVPNKLLVLNQCDIMQKYLSCKGACLASMGADQPAEVVDDAPKNLNPGACLFTQAQSMLSCDGSHPFTRRLCPCA; encoded by the exons ATGATATTGGATTTCAAGAGAATCCCATCTGCAGAAATACTGTTCAAGGAAGATATTTACTGTCTGATGACAACG CATATATTTGTAGGCTATGTATGTGATGGTCTATTGATGGATCCACAGTCTCGCTGCTGCCCTGGAAAAGGAGTGAAATACTCTTGTCA TGGATGCAACCTTCTCTCACAGTGTTGCAACTCCTATGAGTTTTGTGTTTCATGCTGCCTAAATCCTGCACGG ACACAAAAAGAACAAGCACTGAAGGTGAAGATTGCTAAGCAAGCTACCGCAG GGACTTATGCAAGTGTATTTGATTTCTGTGCTGGGAGGTGCCGTCATAATTCTGAGAGTGTG GTTCATGAAAACGCTTATCTTAGTGAATTCCATCACTGCTTTTCTCTGCCGTTGAATTCTTCGG GGGCCAGTAATTCTTACCTTGAAGGAATACTGAATGGAATTAATGTTATTGTTGGAAG ACAAAGTGAGTCATGCAATTCAGTTTGCAAGTCAAATGGACAATCATGCGTCCCAAATAAGCTCTTGGTGCTTAATCAATGTGACAT TATGCAGAAATATCTGAGCTGCAAAGGAGCTTGCTTGGCAAGCATGGGAGCCGATCAACCTGCTGAAGTTGTTGATGACGCCCCTAAAAATCTG AATCCTGGAGCATGCTTGTTTACTCAAGCTCAATCAATGCTTTCTTGTGATGGTTCACATCCTTTTACCAGGCGACTTTGCCCCTGTGCATAG